The following are from one region of the Gryllotalpicola protaetiae genome:
- a CDS encoding glycosyltransferase 87 family protein: MRALLRRRSVLWPAFIAVHLVIAAACLWPGVTGDSFNDVTGFYRVWAENAVHGNGWPAIDQPWVYPIVALVPMLIPLIGGPAGYGAIWLLQVSLLNAAAFGVLISRNTVPRTRAAWYWLAALLALGPVALGRLDVVSVALAVLGVVALATRPWLAGVLLALGAWVKFWPAAIVLAAVVAAKGRWRVLIAAVATTAAVVAIAWFALGARYLFSFVGQQSGRGLQVESPFATPLLWAAWAKIPGIRVYYDTGIYTFQVSGPGSSTLAHIADWGMPVAVAAAVLIGLVAVLQKAEPRYGTALLALALTVGFCAFDKVGSPQYHAWFAVPVMLGLMVAGRRFALPAALVLASTVLTQLIYPWFYNAMLALNPLMLVVLTARNALELVVFAWALVALWRAPSTKGRS; the protein is encoded by the coding sequence ATGCGCGCCCTGCTCAGACGTCGTTCTGTGCTGTGGCCCGCGTTCATCGCCGTGCACCTCGTGATCGCGGCGGCGTGCCTCTGGCCGGGCGTCACCGGGGACTCGTTCAACGATGTGACCGGCTTCTACCGGGTGTGGGCCGAGAACGCGGTGCACGGGAACGGGTGGCCCGCGATCGATCAGCCGTGGGTGTACCCGATCGTCGCGCTCGTGCCGATGCTGATCCCGCTGATCGGGGGGCCCGCCGGTTACGGGGCGATCTGGCTGCTGCAGGTGAGCCTGCTGAACGCCGCGGCGTTCGGGGTGCTGATCTCGCGCAACACGGTGCCGCGCACGCGTGCCGCCTGGTACTGGCTCGCCGCACTGCTCGCCCTCGGCCCGGTCGCGCTCGGCCGCCTCGACGTCGTGTCGGTCGCGCTCGCCGTGCTCGGCGTCGTCGCGCTCGCGACGCGGCCGTGGCTCGCGGGCGTGCTTCTTGCGCTCGGCGCCTGGGTGAAGTTCTGGCCGGCCGCGATCGTGCTCGCCGCGGTCGTCGCCGCGAAGGGCCGCTGGCGGGTGCTCATCGCCGCCGTCGCGACCACGGCGGCGGTCGTCGCGATCGCGTGGTTCGCACTCGGCGCGCGCTACCTGTTCAGCTTCGTCGGGCAGCAGTCGGGGCGCGGCCTGCAGGTCGAGTCGCCGTTCGCGACGCCGCTGCTCTGGGCGGCGTGGGCGAAGATCCCCGGCATCCGCGTCTACTACGACACCGGCATCTACACGTTCCAGGTCTCGGGCCCGGGCTCGTCGACGCTCGCGCACATCGCCGACTGGGGGATGCCGGTGGCGGTCGCCGCCGCGGTGCTGATCGGCCTCGTCGCGGTGCTGCAGAAGGCCGAGCCGCGATACGGGACCGCGCTGCTCGCCCTCGCCCTCACGGTCGGCTTCTGCGCGTTCGACAAGGTCGGATCGCCGCAGTATCACGCCTGGTTCGCCGTGCCGGTGATGCTCGGCCTGATGGTCGCGGGGCGGCGGTTCGCGCTGCCGGCTGCGCTGGTGCTGGCATCCACCGTGCTCACCCAGCTCATCTACCCCTGGTTCTACAACGCGATGCTCGCGCTCAACCCGCTCATGCTCGTTGTGCTCACGGCGCGCAACGCGCTCGAGCTCGTCGTCTTCGCCTGGGCGCTCGTCGCGCTCTGGCGCGCCCCGTCAACGAAAGGAAGATCATGA
- a CDS encoding thiamine-binding protein codes for MIVAFSVAPSGGASANDDGSVHDAVAAAVRVVRESGLPNRTSSMFTELEGEWDEVMAVVKAATEAVLPFGNRVSLVLKADIRPGYSGELAGKIERLEAALDA; via the coding sequence ATGATCGTCGCCTTCTCCGTCGCCCCGTCGGGCGGCGCCTCGGCCAACGACGACGGCTCGGTGCACGACGCCGTCGCCGCCGCGGTGCGCGTCGTGCGCGAGTCGGGCCTGCCGAACCGCACGAGCTCGATGTTCACCGAGCTCGAGGGGGAGTGGGACGAGGTGATGGCCGTTGTGAAGGCCGCCACCGAGGCCGTGCTGCCGTTCGGAAACCGGGTCTCGCTCGTGCTGAAGGCCGACATCCGCCCGGGCTACTCGGGCGAGCTCGCCGGCAAGATCGAGCGCCTCGAGGCCGCGCTCGACGCCTGA
- a CDS encoding APC family permease — protein sequence MTTADPTALPAASGAVAAPARPARKLTGRLGVGSIVFMVIAAAAPLTVVGGGFPVGALLGDGIGAPTMYLVGGAILLFFAVGLSTMSNYVPRPGAFFTYVGYGLGRPLGLAAAWLAILTYTTVQVAVYGYVGAVMSGYVVSLHGPTLPWFLYSLAMVAIVGLLGYRHIELSGKVLGVFLVCEIGVVLVLAGAVVATGGAEGLSVAPFNPTNVMSGAPALALMFALAGFIGFESTAIYRDEAKDPQKTIPRATYASLIIIAVFYTFASWALVMGIGPSHLMSELAKDPSAFIGTVTARYLGPVGGWIVNTLMITSMFACVLSFHNVITRYQHSMSNASVLPTALGKVHKTHRSPHASSIVQTITAAVLMIAFALFHLDPVLQVFTWFSGISTFAIVVLMGLTCLAVIAYFTAKKIKAGLWKTWIAPVIGFLGLAVVAVIIAQNFPLLIGDADAKGNPVFGTLTVTFLALMAAFPVFGIVQALVIKARKPAAYKNVIDTISTIEE from the coding sequence ATGACAACCGCGGACCCCACCGCACTCCCCGCCGCTTCCGGCGCCGTGGCCGCCCCGGCGCGGCCTGCCCGGAAGCTCACCGGCCGCCTCGGCGTCGGCTCGATCGTCTTCATGGTGATCGCCGCAGCCGCGCCGCTCACCGTCGTCGGTGGCGGCTTCCCTGTCGGCGCCCTGCTCGGCGACGGCATCGGCGCTCCCACGATGTACCTGGTCGGCGGCGCGATCCTGCTGTTCTTCGCGGTCGGCCTCTCGACGATGAGCAACTACGTGCCGCGCCCCGGCGCGTTCTTCACCTACGTCGGCTACGGCCTCGGCCGCCCCCTCGGGCTCGCCGCCGCCTGGCTCGCGATCCTCACCTACACGACCGTGCAGGTGGCGGTGTACGGCTATGTCGGTGCGGTGATGAGCGGCTACGTCGTCTCGCTGCACGGGCCGACGCTGCCCTGGTTCCTGTACTCGCTGGCGATGGTCGCGATCGTCGGCCTGCTCGGCTACCGCCACATCGAGCTGTCGGGCAAGGTGCTCGGCGTCTTCCTCGTCTGCGAGATCGGCGTCGTGCTGGTGCTCGCCGGCGCGGTCGTCGCCACCGGCGGCGCCGAGGGCCTGTCGGTCGCCCCGTTCAACCCGACCAACGTGATGAGCGGCGCCCCCGCGCTCGCGCTGATGTTCGCGCTCGCGGGGTTCATCGGCTTCGAGTCGACGGCGATCTACCGCGACGAGGCGAAGGACCCGCAGAAGACCATCCCCCGGGCGACCTACGCCTCCCTGATCATCATCGCGGTGTTCTACACCTTCGCCTCATGGGCGCTCGTCATGGGCATCGGCCCGAGCCATCTCATGAGCGAGCTCGCCAAGGACCCGTCTGCCTTCATCGGCACCGTCACCGCGCGCTACCTCGGCCCCGTTGGCGGCTGGATCGTCAACACCCTGATGATCACGAGCATGTTCGCCTGCGTGCTGTCCTTCCACAACGTGATCACCCGCTACCAGCACTCGATGTCCAACGCGTCCGTGCTGCCGACGGCGCTCGGCAAGGTGCACAAGACGCACCGCTCGCCGCATGCCTCGTCGATCGTGCAGACGATCACCGCCGCCGTGCTCATGATCGCGTTCGCGCTGTTCCACCTCGACCCGGTGCTGCAGGTGTTCACCTGGTTCAGCGGCATCTCGACCTTCGCGATCGTTGTGCTGATGGGGCTCACCTGTCTCGCGGTGATCGCTTACTTCACCGCGAAGAAGATCAAGGCAGGTCTGTGGAAGACGTGGATCGCACCTGTGATCGGATTCCTCGGCCTGGCCGTCGTCGCCGTGATCATCGCGCAGAACTTCCCGCTGCTCATCGGCGACGCCGATGCGAAGGGCAACCCCGTGTTCGGCACCCTGACCGTGACGTTCCTCGCCCTCATGGCGGCCTTCCCCGTCTTCGGGATCGTGCAGGCCCTCGTCATCAAGGCGCGGAAGCCCGCGGCCTACAAGAACGTCATCGACACCATCAGCACCATCGAGGAGTAA
- a CDS encoding ADP-dependent NAD(P)H-hydrate dehydratase yields the protein MTAERVWTPEDTARMLRAPVTGDDKYSRGVLGVATGSEAFPGAAVLGVEAAVRTGVGMVRYFGSPTPTALVLQRRPEVVTGAGRVQAWLVGSGIPGALERTMDDNTHIGTALMDGVPVVIDAGALDRLQVATGPAVITPHYRELERTLATTRSPLAIDEIRADAAAAAAHAAETLGVTVLLKGSTTHIASPGGEPISVSLGTTWLASAGSGDVLGGVLGALLASHAADIAERGHAALGELAATAAALHGLAGVKASNGGPIAALDITRTLPGVVSALLQMRDESDPSAGDPA from the coding sequence ATGACGGCCGAACGGGTGTGGACACCGGAGGACACGGCGCGGATGCTGCGGGCACCCGTCACGGGCGACGACAAGTACAGCCGCGGGGTGCTCGGCGTCGCGACCGGCTCCGAGGCGTTCCCGGGCGCCGCCGTGCTCGGCGTCGAGGCCGCGGTGCGCACGGGCGTCGGCATGGTGCGCTACTTCGGGTCGCCGACCCCGACGGCGCTCGTGCTGCAGCGGCGCCCCGAGGTGGTGACCGGCGCCGGGCGCGTGCAGGCGTGGCTGGTCGGCTCAGGCATCCCCGGCGCCCTCGAGCGCACCATGGACGACAACACGCACATCGGCACCGCGCTCATGGACGGGGTGCCGGTCGTGATCGACGCGGGCGCGCTCGACCGGCTGCAGGTCGCGACCGGGCCGGCCGTGATCACCCCGCACTACCGCGAGCTGGAGCGTACGCTGGCGACCACCCGCTCCCCGCTCGCGATCGACGAGATCAGGGCGGATGCCGCGGCCGCCGCCGCCCACGCCGCCGAGACCCTCGGGGTGACCGTGCTGCTCAAGGGCTCGACCACGCACATCGCGTCGCCGGGCGGCGAGCCGATCTCGGTGTCGCTCGGAACGACGTGGCTCGCTAGTGCCGGCAGCGGTGACGTGCTCGGAGGAGTCCTCGGCGCGCTGCTCGCGAGCCACGCGGCCGACATCGCGGAGCGCGGTCACGCGGCGCTTGGCGAGCTCGCCGCGACGGCGGCCGCGCTGCACGGGCTCGCGGGGGTGAAGGCTTCGAACGGCGGCCCGATCGCGGCGCTCGACATCACGCGCACGCTGCCGGGCGTGGTCTCGGCTTTGCTTCAGATGCGCGACGAAAGCGATCCATCTGCGGGCGACCCCGCGTAG
- a CDS encoding NADH:flavin oxidoreductase/NADH oxidase gives MTSQLFTPITLGPVTFANRVFIAPMCQYSVLARDGVPTDWHLVHLGSLASGGASLVITEATAVSPEGRISPQDTGIWNDEQQEAWARIVGFVHERGAKAGIQLQHAGRKASTYAPWGTDRRGTVAAADGGWTPLGPSAVAFPGYDTPEALDAAGIDTVVADFATAARRALDAGFDVLELHAAHGYLLHQFLSPLSNRRDDQYGGSLENRARLLMRVLDAVTDAAAGRAAVFVRFSATDWLEGGWTESDTATVARWARDAGADFFDISTGGNAHADIPVGPGYQVRFAQYVRSLGEVPVGAVGIITDGAQAEQIVASGQADAVLIAREALRDPHTPQRWARELGADEPALWQPQYERARVRR, from the coding sequence ATGACCTCACAACTCTTCACCCCGATCACCCTCGGCCCCGTCACCTTCGCCAACCGCGTCTTCATCGCCCCGATGTGCCAGTACTCGGTGCTTGCGCGCGACGGCGTGCCCACCGACTGGCACCTCGTGCACCTCGGCTCGCTCGCTTCGGGCGGCGCGTCGCTCGTCATCACCGAGGCGACCGCGGTGAGCCCGGAGGGGCGCATCTCGCCGCAGGACACCGGCATCTGGAACGACGAGCAGCAAGAGGCGTGGGCCCGCATCGTCGGCTTCGTCCACGAGCGCGGGGCGAAGGCCGGCATCCAGCTGCAGCACGCGGGCCGCAAGGCGTCGACGTATGCACCGTGGGGCACCGACCGCCGCGGAACGGTGGCCGCCGCCGACGGCGGGTGGACGCCCCTCGGCCCGTCGGCCGTCGCCTTCCCCGGCTACGACACGCCCGAGGCTCTCGACGCGGCGGGCATCGACACGGTGGTCGCCGACTTCGCGACGGCCGCCCGGCGTGCGCTCGACGCCGGTTTCGACGTGCTCGAGCTGCACGCCGCGCACGGCTACCTGCTGCACCAGTTCCTGTCGCCGCTGTCGAACCGGCGCGACGACCAGTACGGCGGCTCGCTCGAGAACCGTGCGCGCCTGCTCATGCGCGTGCTCGACGCCGTGACGGATGCCGCGGCCGGCCGCGCCGCCGTCTTCGTCCGCTTCTCGGCCACCGACTGGCTCGAGGGCGGCTGGACCGAGTCGGACACCGCGACCGTCGCCCGGTGGGCGCGCGACGCCGGCGCCGACTTCTTCGACATCTCGACGGGCGGCAACGCCCACGCCGACATCCCGGTCGGGCCGGGCTACCAGGTGCGCTTCGCGCAGTACGTGCGCTCGCTCGGCGAGGTTCCGGTCGGCGCGGTCGGCATCATCACCGACGGCGCGCAGGCCGAACAGATCGTCGCGAGCGGTCAGGCGGATGCCGTGCTCATCGCCCGCGAGGCGCTGCGCGACCCGCACACCCCGCAGCGCTGGGCGCGCGAGCTCGGCGCCGATGAGCCGGCTCTCTGGCAGCCGCAGTACGAGCGCGCCCGCGTTCGCCGCTGA
- a CDS encoding HAD family hydrolase: MSSPISLPGRTVVFDYGEVISLSPTEADRRVILGLADVPADPFWRAYFAHRDGLDQGTAGVRAYWQAIAAELGVTWSDARIHELWAADFRSWLSVNPGTVEVLADLKAGGTRLALLSNAGPDFGSYFRHGPLSDWFDAFYVSGELKLLKPEADIYRHLLDDLGIAPAEMVFTDNRADNVAGAEALGIIGHVFTDAESLRGFLTSLA; this comes from the coding sequence GTGAGCTCGCCCATCTCTCTTCCCGGCCGTACCGTCGTCTTCGACTACGGCGAGGTGATCTCGCTCTCCCCGACGGAGGCGGACCGCAGGGTGATCCTCGGATTGGCCGACGTCCCCGCCGACCCGTTCTGGCGGGCGTACTTCGCCCACCGCGACGGGCTCGACCAGGGCACGGCCGGCGTGCGCGCCTACTGGCAGGCGATCGCGGCCGAACTCGGGGTCACGTGGTCGGACGCGCGCATCCACGAGCTGTGGGCCGCCGACTTCCGCTCATGGCTCTCGGTGAACCCCGGCACGGTCGAGGTGCTCGCCGACCTCAAGGCCGGCGGCACGAGGCTCGCACTGCTGTCGAACGCGGGGCCCGACTTCGGCTCCTACTTCCGGCACGGTCCGCTCTCGGACTGGTTCGACGCGTTCTACGTCTCCGGCGAACTGAAGCTGCTGAAGCCGGAGGCCGACATCTACCGTCATCTGCTCGACGACCTCGGAATCGCCCCGGCCGAGATGGTGTTCACGGACAACAGGGCGGACAACGTGGCAGGAGCCGAGGCCCTCGGCATCATCGGCCACGTGTTCACCGACGCGGAATCGCTCCGCGGATTCCTGACCTCACTCGCCTAG
- a CDS encoding primary-amine oxidase, producing MTITDHSHAHHHDDAARAATPLSSLTAAEIAAASELIAAAGLVTPTTRYAYLGLLEPDKADVLAWQAGTGEAPAREVRAMLLDRATGASLDVAVSLTQASVVSTVPIDGSRGQVPILDEEFADIAGIVNEDPRWVEALARRGVTPEQVVQVPLSPGFYEIPGEEGRRVIRVFAFRMDHEHDHPWAHPVDGLCAYVDVISHELLQIVETDAAPIPDASANYHLPEGRPADLEGLKPLEITQPEGPSFTVAGEHVEWANWSLDLGFDAREGLILRNLAFADPDKGGEVRPIMYRGSIAEMVVPYGDPSPSRYWQNYFDTGEYVFGRYTNSLTLGCDCLGEIRYFDATLADELGNPRTIENAICMHEEDYGVLWKHTDVFTGESEVRRSRRLVISFFTTVGNYDYGFYWYLYLDGTIELEAKLTGILFPSAHSGDPDYQYATLVAPGVGAPYHQHLFSARLDMMVDGVTNAVDEIDAVRVPIGPGNEHGNAFTKSVRRIASEAEGALDAHGAASRNWMITNTEKVNGLGQHPGYVLHVEQSPTLLADPASSIAKRAAYTTKTLWVTQYSSDERYPAGEFVNQNPGVDGITAWQAADRNLDGDDIVLWTTFGLTHFPRPEDWPVMPTDYVKFTMKPYGFFDRNPALNVKPTVSDHCAPGHTGSSDHSEHAGHDHHH from the coding sequence GTGACCATCACCGATCACAGCCACGCCCACCACCACGACGACGCGGCCCGCGCCGCCACACCGCTGTCGAGCCTGACCGCGGCCGAGATCGCCGCGGCCAGCGAGCTCATCGCGGCCGCAGGGCTCGTGACGCCGACGACGCGCTACGCCTATCTCGGGCTTCTCGAGCCCGACAAGGCCGACGTGCTCGCCTGGCAGGCGGGCACCGGCGAGGCCCCCGCCCGCGAGGTGCGCGCCATGCTGCTCGACCGGGCCACCGGAGCGTCGCTCGACGTCGCGGTGTCGCTGACCCAGGCATCCGTCGTCTCGACCGTGCCCATCGATGGCAGCCGCGGCCAGGTGCCGATCCTCGATGAGGAGTTCGCGGACATCGCGGGCATCGTCAACGAGGACCCGCGCTGGGTCGAGGCGCTCGCCCGGCGCGGCGTGACGCCCGAGCAGGTCGTCCAAGTGCCGCTCTCGCCTGGTTTCTACGAGATCCCGGGGGAGGAGGGGCGCCGCGTCATCCGCGTGTTCGCCTTCCGCATGGACCACGAGCACGACCACCCATGGGCGCACCCGGTCGACGGCCTGTGCGCCTACGTCGACGTGATCTCGCACGAGCTGCTGCAGATCGTCGAGACGGATGCCGCGCCGATTCCCGACGCGTCGGCGAACTACCACCTGCCCGAGGGTCGCCCCGCCGACCTCGAGGGGCTCAAGCCGCTCGAGATCACGCAGCCCGAGGGGCCCAGCTTCACGGTCGCCGGCGAGCACGTCGAGTGGGCGAACTGGAGCCTCGACCTCGGCTTCGACGCCCGCGAGGGGCTGATCTTGCGCAATCTCGCCTTCGCAGACCCTGACAAGGGCGGCGAGGTGCGCCCGATCATGTATCGCGGCTCGATCGCCGAGATGGTCGTGCCCTACGGTGACCCGTCGCCGTCGCGCTACTGGCAGAACTACTTCGACACGGGCGAGTACGTCTTCGGGCGCTACACGAACTCGCTCACGCTCGGCTGCGACTGCCTCGGCGAGATCCGGTACTTCGACGCGACGCTCGCCGACGAGCTCGGCAACCCGCGCACGATCGAGAACGCGATCTGTATGCACGAGGAGGACTACGGCGTGCTGTGGAAGCACACCGACGTCTTCACGGGAGAGTCGGAGGTGCGCCGCTCGCGGCGCCTCGTGATCTCGTTCTTCACGACCGTCGGCAACTACGACTACGGCTTCTACTGGTACCTGTACCTCGACGGCACCATCGAGCTCGAGGCGAAGCTCACCGGCATCCTGTTCCCCTCCGCTCACAGCGGTGACCCCGACTATCAATACGCGACCCTGGTCGCGCCGGGCGTCGGCGCCCCGTACCACCAGCACCTGTTCAGCGCGCGACTCGACATGATGGTCGACGGCGTGACGAACGCCGTCGACGAGATCGACGCCGTGCGCGTGCCGATCGGGCCGGGCAACGAGCACGGCAACGCGTTCACCAAGTCGGTGCGCCGCATCGCCTCGGAGGCGGAGGGCGCCCTCGACGCCCACGGCGCCGCGAGCCGCAACTGGATGATCACCAACACCGAGAAGGTGAACGGCCTCGGGCAGCACCCCGGTTACGTGCTGCACGTCGAGCAGTCGCCCACGCTGCTCGCGGACCCGGCATCCTCGATCGCGAAGCGCGCCGCCTACACGACCAAGACGCTGTGGGTGACGCAATATTCTTCCGACGAGCGCTACCCGGCTGGGGAGTTCGTGAACCAGAATCCAGGTGTGGACGGCATCACGGCCTGGCAGGCCGCCGATCGCAACCTCGACGGCGACGACATCGTTCTGTGGACCACCTTCGGTCTCACGCATTTCCCGCGCCCCGAGGACTGGCCCGTCATGCCGACGGACTACGTCAAGTTCACGATGAAGCCGTACGGATTCTTCGACAGGAACCCGGCGCTCAACGTGAAGCCCACCGTGTCCGACCACTGCGCACCTGGCCACACGGGTTCTTCCGACCACTCGGAGCACGCGGGGCATGACCACCACCACTAG
- a CDS encoding helix-turn-helix domain-containing protein — MSQPGRDPGLTGRQPGAVHGALSVLEEVARVGPGVTAQQISAGLGLPRATTYRLLNLLVQDEYLVRLPDLAGFALGRKVALLAGVAGLAVQPEPQDAPHDILVELRGRIRGGVHLASFREGVLELVDVDPDFPLSDERRMLSDLTASALGGLLLAERRGAPVPYVAVFDGSVPGRGCFAAAIRDAQGSLVAGLALALPSQRLGDPEALLELTAADRPRLAAALR, encoded by the coding sequence ATGAGCCAGCCCGGGCGCGACCCCGGCCTGACCGGACGGCAGCCCGGGGCGGTGCACGGCGCGCTCAGCGTGCTCGAGGAGGTCGCCAGGGTGGGTCCCGGCGTCACCGCACAGCAGATCTCGGCAGGCCTCGGGCTGCCGCGCGCCACCACCTATCGCCTGCTCAACCTGCTCGTGCAGGACGAGTACCTGGTGCGCCTGCCCGACCTCGCCGGCTTCGCGCTCGGCCGCAAGGTCGCGCTGCTCGCGGGAGTCGCGGGGCTGGCCGTGCAGCCCGAGCCGCAAGACGCGCCGCACGACATCCTGGTCGAGCTGCGCGGTCGCATTCGCGGCGGCGTGCACCTCGCCTCCTTTCGCGAGGGCGTGCTCGAGCTCGTCGACGTCGACCCCGACTTCCCGCTCTCCGACGAGCGGCGCATGCTGAGCGACCTCACCGCCTCCGCCCTCGGCGGCCTCTTGCTCGCCGAGCGGCGCGGCGCGCCGGTGCCGTACGTCGCGGTTTTCGACGGCTCGGTTCCGGGCCGCGGATGCTTCGCCGCGGCGATCCGCGACGCGCAGGGGAGCCTCGTGGCCGGCCTCGCGCTCGCGCTGCCCAGTCAGCGCCTCGGCGACCCGGAGGCGCTGCTCGAGCTCACCGCGGCCGACCGGCCTCGGCTCGCGGCGGCTTTGCGGTGA
- a CDS encoding APC family permease yields MTAHDTPDRLVALGRAIARPPVVAGVEQNSPMAGLERRTVGFVDVLAQSIGAVAPAAGTATVPALIAVQAGSGVLIAVAAAWLLAICVAATLNQFALRIAAPGSLYTFTTKGLGAGPGFAAASGLLVGYGFIAMFGVVGAAYFLQNFLSALTGAWAAGPWVTVALLVGVGAVCFGVLRRGIRLSSRVTLVIELASLVVILALLAIVLSRLDAAQLAAPFTARPPAFGGLVAGTAVALTAFVGFESAASLGREAARPFLTVPRTIRWTVLGVGAVYLLSAYTQLAGAGAFGIGFDGGQAVARLASDTDAAAVGTLLDLGLAASFTACAIASLTALARAVFTLGREGVLPRAVGRIEPLRKTPYRALAVVIPITVAVPLALHAVGWSPWQSLEFLIVVSAAGYITAYVLATVALPAFLRRIGESSLRTDLVAGIAAVGLTGVLITYLVVMVPGEPVAVAVVGGLAVLAALAYLYLRTARSRALARAGLFDHTTSSDLLGGS; encoded by the coding sequence GTGACCGCGCACGACACGCCAGACCGCCTCGTCGCGCTCGGCCGCGCCATCGCGCGCCCCCCGGTCGTCGCAGGCGTCGAGCAGAACAGCCCGATGGCCGGACTCGAGCGACGCACGGTCGGATTCGTCGATGTGCTGGCCCAGTCGATCGGGGCGGTCGCCCCGGCGGCGGGCACCGCGACGGTCCCCGCGCTCATCGCCGTGCAGGCCGGCTCCGGCGTGCTGATCGCCGTCGCCGCCGCGTGGCTGCTCGCGATCTGCGTCGCCGCGACCCTGAACCAGTTCGCGCTGCGCATCGCGGCGCCCGGCTCGCTCTACACGTTCACCACGAAGGGGCTCGGCGCGGGGCCCGGGTTCGCCGCGGCATCCGGCCTGCTCGTCGGCTACGGATTCATCGCGATGTTCGGCGTCGTCGGCGCCGCCTATTTCCTGCAGAACTTCCTGAGCGCACTCACCGGGGCGTGGGCGGCCGGGCCATGGGTGACGGTCGCACTCCTCGTCGGCGTGGGGGCCGTCTGCTTCGGGGTGCTGCGGCGCGGCATCCGCCTCTCGTCCCGGGTCACCCTTGTGATCGAGCTGGCGTCGCTCGTCGTGATCCTCGCCCTGCTCGCGATCGTGCTGAGCCGCCTCGATGCGGCGCAGCTGGCCGCGCCGTTCACCGCGCGGCCGCCGGCGTTCGGCGGCCTCGTGGCCGGCACGGCGGTCGCGCTCACCGCGTTCGTCGGCTTCGAGTCGGCCGCGTCGCTCGGCCGTGAGGCGGCACGGCCCTTCCTCACCGTGCCGCGCACGATCCGCTGGACGGTGCTGGGCGTCGGCGCCGTCTACCTGCTGTCCGCCTATACGCAGCTGGCGGGCGCCGGGGCATTCGGCATCGGCTTCGACGGCGGGCAGGCAGTGGCGAGACTTGCGAGCGACACGGATGCCGCGGCTGTCGGCACCCTGCTCGATCTCGGCCTCGCCGCGTCGTTCACGGCGTGCGCGATCGCCTCGCTCACCGCCCTCGCCCGCGCGGTCTTCACCCTCGGGCGCGAGGGCGTGCTGCCGCGCGCGGTGGGGCGCATCGAGCCGCTGCGGAAGACCCCGTACCGCGCCCTCGCGGTCGTCATCCCCATCACCGTCGCGGTGCCGCTGGCACTCCACGCGGTCGGCTGGTCGCCCTGGCAGTCGCTCGAGTTCCTCATCGTGGTGTCCGCGGCGGGCTACATCACGGCCTACGTGCTCGCGACGGTGGCGCTGCCCGCGTTCCTGCGCCGCATCGGCGAGTCGAGTCTGCGCACCGACCTCGTCGCCGGCATCGCGGCGGTCGGGCTCACCGGGGTGCTCATCACCTACCTCGTGGTGATGGTGCCGGGCGAGCCTGTCGCCGTCGCCGTCGTCGGCGGCCTCGCTGTGCTCGCCGCGCTCGCCTACCTCTACCTGCGCACCGCGCGCTCGCGAGCGCTCGCCCGGGCGGGCCTCTTCGACCACACGACCTCGTCAGACCTGCTGGGCGGCTCATGA
- a CDS encoding endonuclease domain-containing protein — MRLDTLLGVNQGFISRAQLRHAGFTSHGIRALLAEGALVAFTRDILGRPTANPAFKRAVTMGGRAACVTAARAMGVWVLDTDEFHIIPRSHNGRFRADGQVPEPVTHWTPEPIEPDHYRLAVESGRNALAHIARCQPLDVAAASFDSAVKLAMITVEELQRLASVHRGRFAETVALVTGDADSGLETLARVRLGWAGVECRRQVVIDGHPVDLLIGDRLIIQLDGKQHLEDPVQLARDRRQDRRLRLMGYTVLRYGYAEVVFGWEGVLAEILASVAGLAHVAQ, encoded by the coding sequence ATGAGGCTCGACACACTTCTCGGCGTGAACCAGGGATTCATCTCGCGCGCCCAGCTGCGCCACGCCGGGTTCACATCGCATGGAATCCGCGCCCTCCTCGCCGAAGGCGCTCTCGTCGCGTTCACGCGCGACATCCTCGGGCGGCCGACCGCGAACCCCGCGTTCAAGCGGGCGGTCACCATGGGCGGGCGCGCCGCCTGTGTGACCGCGGCGCGCGCCATGGGCGTCTGGGTGCTCGACACCGATGAGTTCCACATCATCCCGCGCTCGCACAATGGCCGGTTCCGGGCCGATGGCCAGGTGCCGGAACCCGTCACGCATTGGACGCCCGAACCCATCGAGCCCGACCACTACCGTCTGGCCGTCGAATCCGGCCGGAACGCGCTTGCGCACATCGCCCGATGCCAGCCCCTCGACGTCGCCGCCGCCAGCTTCGACTCGGCGGTGAAGCTGGCCATGATCACCGTCGAAGAGCTGCAGCGCCTGGCATCCGTTCATCGCGGCCGGTTCGCCGAGACCGTGGCGCTTGTCACGGGCGACGCGGATTCCGGGCTCGAGACCCTGGCGCGCGTGCGCCTCGGCTGGGCCGGCGTCGAGTGTCGACGCCAGGTCGTCATCGACGGACACCCCGTCGACCTTCTGATCGGCGACCGGCTCATCATCCAGCTGGACGGGAAGCAGCACCTCGAGGACCCGGTGCAGCTCGCGCGCGACCGCCGACAGGATCGGCGGCTTCGGCTGATGGGCTACACGGTGCTCCGCTACGGCTACGCCGAGGTCGTGTTCGGCTGGGAAGGCGTTCTGGCCGAGATCCTGGCCAGCGTGGCGGGACTCGCCCACGTCGCCCAGTAG